Proteins encoded within one genomic window of Rhinoderma darwinii isolate aRhiDar2 chromosome 5, aRhiDar2.hap1, whole genome shotgun sequence:
- the LOC142652512 gene encoding uncharacterized protein LOC142652512: MAKDPFLSNGSPDIASQDAMGQDPPGELDGHIDYTKLATSIASLISPNWQESLSKTSDCTVVGGCTASIPVRRPFEADEETEEDEETSETRRTEETSEEDEETSEMRRTEETSEADEQTSEEDRGDQRGGPRRPARRSEETSEEGRRDRGGARRTRRPRRTEETSETRRTEETSETRRTEETSETRRTEETSETRRTEETSEEDRGDQRGGPKRPRRSEADEETKEDRRDHRDEEDRRDQRDEEDRRDQRDEEDRGDQRGGPRRPARRTRRPARRGGPRRPARPGAALFSRRRRTVPVKSEDLEECVRGAEIQTTAAAARGLPSF, from the exons ATGGCGAAGGATCCCTTCCTGTCCAATGGTTCTCCAGACATTGCAAGTCAGGACGCTATGGGTCAGGATCCACCCGGTGAATTAGATGGCCATATTGACTACACAAAGCTAGCAACTAGCATAGCCTCGCTTATCTCACCAAACTGGCAGGAGTCGTTGTCTAAAACA agcgactgcacagtggtagGAGGTTGTACAGCGAGCATACCTGTGAGGAGACCCTTTGAGGCGGACGAGGAGACCGAGGAGGACGAGGAGACCAGCGAGACGAGGAGGACCGAGGAGACCAGCGAGGAGGACGAGGAGACCAGCGAGATGAGGAGGACCGAGGAGACCAGCGAGGCAGACGAGCAGACCAGCGAGGAGGACCGAGGGGACCAGCGAGGAGGACCGAGGAGACCAGCGAGGAGGAGCGAGGAGACCAGCGAGGAGGGCCGAAGAGACCGAGGAGGAGCAAGGCGGACGAGGAGACCAAGGAGGACCGAAGAGACCAGCGAGACGAGGAGGACCGAAGAGACCAGCGAGACGAGGAGGACCGAAGAGACCAGCGAGACGAGGAGGACCGAAGAGACCAGCGAGACGAGGAGGACCGAGGAGACCAGCGAGGAGGACCGAGGAGACCAGCGAGGAGGGCCGAAGAGACCGAGGAGGAGCGAGGCGGACGAGGAGACCAAGGAGGACCGAAGAGACCATCGAGACGAGGAGGACCGAAGAGACCAGCGAGACGAGGAGGACCGAAGAGACCAGCGAGACGAGGAGGACCGAGGAGACCAGCGAGGAGGACCGAGGAGACCAGCGAGGCGGACGAGGAGACCAGCGAGACGTGGAGGACCGAGGAGACCAGCGAGACCAGGAGCCG CCCTGTTTTCGAGGAGGAGAAGGACCGTGCCAGTCAAAAGTGAAGACCTTGAGGAGTGCGTTAGAGGAGCGGAGATCCAGACGACAGCGGCAGCAGCAAGGGGACTCCCATCATTTTAA